A region of the Fibrobacter succinogenes genome:
AAACGCATCCTTGCGCACAAAGTGCCAGGTATTAATATTTTGCAAGACCATTGCATCGCAAGCAGGCAGAAGAACACAAGTCCGACCGGCCTCCACCGTTTCTTGCGACGGTGAAAAATCATCCACCTGCGAAGCAGAATTACCGTCATCACAAGCGATAAAAACCATTGTCGAGAAGATTGCGGATAAAACAAGCAAACGAGTATAATTCATAAAGTCACTCCAACTCAAAACTTTTGTCAACAAATGTACAAAATAGCGAAGTGCCAGAAAAGTATTTCAAGATTTTTAGTCATTAGTCATTGGTTCATACAATCACCAACTACAAGACATTACTGTATCCTATTACAAACGTAGATACAGGAAATAATAGTTTCCCTCCCTTCGGTCGAGAATGACGAGATCAGACCAAAAACAACAAACCACAGTATACAGCCATTTAGCATAAAAATAGACTTTAAACTTTCCGGGAACTTTTTAAATTTGGAATTGAAAAGAAAGGGTTAATATGTTTTTTGAACAAGCCATCGCTCACAACCTCCCGAATTACACGAAGGAATCCGATTCCGCTTACGGCGAGACTCTTGCCCCGCTCGACTACAAAGACGAGCTCAAGGTCAAGAACGCCGCTATCCGCGAATTCTGGGAAGTGAACCGCCTTGCCCGTGGCCCGCAGCCGATTGTGGCTAGCCCGATGCCACGCAATTACCGCACCACGTCCAAGCGCCAAGTCGAAATGAAGCCGGGCGATTTGCGTTTTAACGAATACGATAGCATCTTGGAGCCCGAAGAACACAACGCCATTTACCGTTTGCTGTTCGACAAGCTCATCACGCCGGCGTACAAGCCGCTCGCCTACGCGCTCAACTGGATTATCATCCGTGGCACGTACAAGTATCGCGTCGTGATTTTCAACGTGAAAAAGCTGGACGCAAGTATCGTCCGCAAGCTGAAGCAAATTGCTGAAGTTTTGCAGCAGAGCCCGTACCACGTGACGGCAGCACACACTTACGTCGATACCACGGAATCGAACTACTATCTCGAAGCGAAGCGCCCGACGGACACGCTCAATTTCAAGCAGCTTTACGGTCCGCGTGAACTTTCGCTCGACCTCGGCCATTTTAGGCTCAAGTACCCGGTGACGGGATTCAGCCAGATCAACGAAAGCCAAATCCACAACCTCATCAAGTCCGCAAGCCGCCTTCTCGGTCTCGAAAAGGGCGACCATTTCTTGGACCTTTATTGTGGTTACGGTTTGTTCAGCTTTGCGCTCGGCGAAGCCGCCAAATCCGTGCTCGGCGTAGAATGGGAAGGCCCGTCCATCGATTGTGCCAAGGCTTCCGCAAGATTCTTGAAGAAGAACTACAAGTTCATCGCAGGTAAGATCGACGAAACATTTGTGCAAATGCGACTCCCGCGGCCAATCCCAGGCGAACCGGAACGCATCCTTTTGGACCCGCCGCGCAAGGGAACCGAACCAGGTGTCATCCGCGCTCTCGCCATGCGCAAGCCAGTCCGTGTTTTGCACATTTTCTGCGGTACCGACGAAATTCCGGATGCACTTGCTGAATGGGAACGTTTTGGCTACCGCGTCAAGGAAGTGTTGCCACTCGACCTGTTCCCGGGTACGCCTCACCTCGAAACGCTCGTGGCACTTGAGAGAAAGTGACACTCTGTGTCATCCTCGAAGCGAAGCGTAGGGGATCCATAATTTCTCGATAGTCACTTGTCAAAGAATCTAGTTAATCAAGCGTTTTCAAGAAGGCGTCAAGCCTTGCAGTGAACTGAGCCGCCCCAAGATAGCTCAAGTGATTGGGATTATAGGCCATCGCGTCGGTATAGTCGTGATGGCCATCTTTGTATTCATCGATTTCCATTGGAATAATTACGCCTCAAAAACGCTTCCATAATTATCCACGAAAGATTCTATCTTTTAAGGGGGGTATATTAAATATGGCAACATCAAACGAAAAACCGGCACTTTGGACAAGAAATTTTACGACATGCGCCGCAGCAAATTTCTTGCTTTTCTTTAGTTTTTACCAATTATTACCGATTCTCCCGCTGTACATCATCGAAAAGTTCCAAACCGACAACGCCACCGCGGGCATCATCATTTCGCTTTACACGATTGGCGCACTCGCTTGCAGGCCTTTCGCCGGATTTCTCGTGGATACATTCAGCCGTAAGCCGTTATACTTTTGGACATTTTTTGCATTCACGTTGTGCTTTCTCGGCTACAAGACTGTAGGACTTTTACCCATTCTCGCTGTAGTACGTTTTGCACACGGGCTTTTCTTTGGTATTTCTACAACAGCAAGCAATACCGTTGCCATTGACGCACTGCCCGCTAGTCGCCGAGGCGAAGGCATCGGGTACTTCGGGATTAGCGTGAATTTAGCCTTCGCCACCGGTCCCATGACCGGCATGTTTCTTTACGAAGCATTCGGCGACGGAATCGTTTTCGCAATTTCTACCGCTCTTTGCATTATCGGGCTTGTGCTTGTGCAAACACTCAAAGTGAAGCCCCGCGAAAAAAAACAATGCGCACCGCTTTCGCTTGACCGATTTTTCCTTACCCGCGCGGTTCCGCAATTTGCAAACTTCATTTTCGTTGGATTCGCCTACGGGCCCGTCACAAACTACATCGCCATTTACGCAAACGAGCTAGGCATCAGCGGCACAGGATGGTTTTATGCGCTTATTGCTACAGGGCTCATCATGAACCGCATCATGACCGGACGACTCATCGATCGCGGCTATTTGATCCACCTTGTCGGCATAGGCATGACGCTGAACGTTATCGCCTACTTCATCCTTGCCTTTAGCCACGGTCCCATAACATTTTTCTTGTCCGCATTCCTTATCGGTACAAGCCTCGGGCTCATCTTCCCTGGTTATCAGACCATGTGCGTAAATCTCGCCCGCCACGACCAACGCGGTACCGCAAACAGCACGTACCTTAGCGGCTGGGACATCGGCATTGGAGCCGGAATTCTCGTGGGAGGCGCCATGGCAAACCACTTCGGCATGCACCAGCAAGTGTTTTTCACCTGCGGCATCGCTCTCGTCATTGCCGACATCATGTACCTCGCGTACACGGCAAAGCACTACTTAAAGAATAAACTTGAGGGGTGATTTTTAGAACTTAGAACTTAGTTATTTGCAGTCATTCTAAGTTCTAAGAGCGTAGCGAGCTAAACTCTGCCAACTGCACCGAAGGTGCTACGCCAGGCGTTTGTCTTCGTACATCTTTTTATCGGCGTTGACCATGCTTTCCTTAAAGCTATCGGGGCGCCCATCCCATCGGGCAAAACCCATGCTAGCCTCAATCGTGTACGAACGGGAACCATTCTCTTTTTCCACTTCTTCTTGCAGACAATCCTTAATCTTTTTCACAACTTCATCCGGAACATCCGTTTGAGCGATCATCAAAAATTCATCGCCACCATAGCGGCAAAGGAACATCGAATAACTCAACTGTTCGCATGCTTTCTTTAACGCCTGCGAAACAAGAACTAGCGCACGGTCGCCTTCGGCATGGCCATAAGTATCGTTAATCTGCTTAAAGTGGTCCACATCCACCATAATCACAAAGGAATCTTTTTCCTCGCGCTGCTGGAGCAAAAAATCATGCAAGCGATTGCGGTTGTTGAGCATTGTCAACGAGTCCGTCGATATCAACTGGTTCTGCAAATGCAGGTAGACAAACAAAATAATGAATGTACACCAGAAGCAGAACAACGGCGTAGTCAAGGCAAAGAACACTTGCGCGCCACCAGCAATCAAAACGCCCGGCGTGTAAGAAGCCACAATCAAATAAGTCCGAAAATTTGGCTGATTCTGCACCTCTCGTGCACGGATAACTCCGCGAATAGTCGCCGTTATCCAATAAAGCATCGGCATAATGGCCAAAAGCATATAATAAAGGTCACATGGTTCCAGTTTATCATTCAACCAAAAATCTGGAGCCACAATAAACGAGACAAGCAAAATAAGAGCCTGTGCAATAATTGGGATTAGCAATTTTACTTGGAGGTGTTCAATTTGTTTGCGAGTCATATCCGGCCGCGTACTGATTTCGGCAAACAAGAAACAACTATACGCAACCACCGGCAATATAACGACATTACTGTAATTTACCAACAAAACACTAAACGTATTTTTCGGCAAAACACCATCGTTCACAAACGCCCACATGGAATCGCTAATAAAATAGATAATATGCCAAAGTATCAATTTTTGGAAAAGAGGGTATTTCAGTAACGGAGTCGGGAGTTTTTTGATGCTATAAAACAAGAGCATCAATACACTGACGCACCCAAAATTGACTTCCGTATAAAAACCAAAAATACTCATAACTAGTAAAATACTCTTTTTCCTCAAAAGTGTTCAAAAATTCGCTATTTATTCTACAATAATAAGAATTTGGTCACAACTCCGCACCGCACGTCCTAAACGTTGCATATACAATCAAAACAAATCAAAATTTAATTTAAAACACCAAAATTTTTCTATTTTACATAATTTTTGTTGCATAAAGATATTGCTTTTTCGCAAAATTCAGCTTATATTTAGTTAAAATGAAAGCTATTATTGAATACTCCGACTTTCGCAAATACATGCGCGATTTCTACGAAGAACGCAAACTTCGCCATGTTTTTTCGTGGAGAGAATTTTCCAAAGCCGCCGGTTTTACATCGTCATCATACATGAAAGTCGTCTGCGACGGGAAAAGCAAATTGAGTCGAATCGGCGTCGAACGCACCGGTCAAGCCATGGGACTTGTCGGTTTCGAAATGGACTACTTCAGGGCAATGGTCAACTTCGGGCAAGAAACCGATGAAGCCAAAAAGAAAGCCGCCTACGAAGAAATGCTTTCCATTGCAAAGATTCACAAAGTCAGAGTCATCGAAGGTGAACTTTTCAAGTTCTACGAAACTTGGAAAAATCCTGTTTTGAGGGAGCTAGCCCCGTTAATGCCGGGAGCAACTCCAGGCGAAATCGCCAAAAAATGCTACATGGACATTTCCGCCAACGATGTCAAAGAAGCCCTCGATTTCTTGACAAAAGCGGGATTCATCAAAAAGACCAGCGAGAACACGTTCGTTCAAACGGAAACTTCCATCAAGGGGTCACCCGAAGCGACCAAGCTAGCCATCCGCGATATGCACCGCGAAATGGCGAAAATTGCAGCAAGCTCGCTCGACCTCGCCAAAACAGAAAGGAACTTCAGCGGAGTCACCATGGGCATTTCCAAGGACTCTTATGAACAGATCGTAAAGGAACTTGACGAATGCCGCCGAAAAATCATAAGCATTGCTGCCGGGGACAAAAACATCGACCAAGTTTATAGATTAAATTTACAGTTATTCCCTCTCACGCGGAAAGTCAAGGAGAATGGCAATGATTAATCTATTCAAAAAAATTTCGACCATAGGTACAACCGCTATCGCGGTATTTTGCTCATTTGCCTGCTCCGACAAAGTTGCCGGAACCGCCGAAGAACCAAACCAGTTCGCCTACGGGAATTCCTCTTCGTCCGAAGAAATCGATGCACCAAACGACAACCCATCACCCTCAAGTAGTTCAGGATTCCCAGTTCCAATCACCCAAAGTTCCTCATCAACAAAAGAAGGCAATGGAACATTAGATCCTATTCCAATAACATTCTCCTCAAGTAGCGCCTTGGACTCAGCAAATGGAAGAGGTGGATTAGGGCATGATGGTCAAACCGGCACATGCACCTCTGCCGATGGACAAACCAATCTTTGCAATGAAACCGAAACATCAAAGCGTTCTCTCGAAGACTATCTCAAAATGTACGGCGTAACGGAGGCTGTATTCGACACAAGCGTACTTGCATACAACAAGACTTTTATTTCTAGTCGAGATACCGCCGAAAACGCCAATATCGCAGAACTCAGAACTCTCGGGCTACACAAAATCACTAACGAAAACGCCGTTGGCCTAACCCATCTTTTCTACGAAACGACCTGGTTCATGGGCGGAAAAGTTTACGGAAAAGACGGTTCAGTTTCATTCCAAACTGACGGTTGTCCGCTTTACATATTGAACATCGTCGATACATCGCCTGCTATACACGTGCTCACCAGCATTACAAAAGACACGATTACCATCGCGGACTTTTACGACAACTGCGATTACGAGCGTCGTCCATTTGACATGCATGTAGGATACCTGTTCGAATACTGCGGCGAGCTTTCCGAAAGCCCCAACATTGAAAGGACATTCACGCTCAAAGAATCCATGAAATGCGGTTCAGTCGAGTACGATGAATTCATCAATAAAAAGCCGACAATCCGGCAATGATCAGTCGCTAAAGTAACCGCGGAGATTGTAAATCAAGTTAACCGAAATTCGGCCTGCTTCGGAAAAGGACTCGTTCAAAGTCCAGTCGTAGCGCAACATCAAGGATAGCCAATGAGCCTTGGAATCAGATGCAACTAAGTTGTATCCGATATCACCACCCATATACCAACCTTCATACGTCCTATCATGGCCCCAGCCCCAGACAACATCCACAAAGACACCCTTTTTCTGCGAGAATCTGTGTATAGATTCAAACGACCACCGAGACTGCGTTTTGCCCATCGTCCCCGCATAATCTAGGCCCACAAGCCAAGAGTGATAATCAGAAAAGCCCCACACAAGATCGAAGCGGAAATTCGGATACCACTTGTCGTAAAGATCCTTGCTGCCTGCAGCTACTTCCAATCCACCATAATCCGAAAGATAACACAAAATATCAAATGTAAGACCGATAAAAAAGCCAGCGACAGAGTTCGCTTCTCTTGTTGCACGGCACCTCGCTTCGTGGGTATCGGCGTAATTCACCACTTCGGTATTTGAATCTATGGGCTCCACACCCATTTCCATAACCTTGCTCGTCACCATATAAACCATGGATCGCAAATTTTCGTCAGACGAGAACTTTTTATGAGCCGCCTTGATAACCTTGGAGCCCTCCATGCGAATCATCCCCAGCCAATAAGCATCTTTCAACTTCACTAGGAACATTTTAAGATTCACCTTACCGTAATCATCGGAAAGTCTATATCCAAGTTGTTCAATTGCTAATTCCGCTCTTTGGGAGGCAATACTTGCGACATGGTCATCTATATCGACAAACACGGGATTCAAAAAAATTACTTCGGACGGATTTTCGCTTTTATAAATTTTGGAGGCGTATCCAAAAGATTTCGTAAGCATCGTTTCCACAGCATCGTCGACATCATCCACTTCCGCCACTGTAACAGAATCAGTTTCGATTTGACCATCCGGCAAAAACTTTTTCATCCGAATAAAATGCATTACAGGCCCAGATGACGAAAAAGAAACACCTACATTTTGAATATCCAAACGAGGAACATACCCCAATTCCGCCAAATAGACCGAAGCCATCGCCTTGAGCTTTTTCGCCGAAAGGTCGCGCAGACCGCGGCTATCGCCTTCAATCACCTGAACTTCCGTCGCACATGCATACGCGACGAAGAGTATAAGCAAAGTAAAAATACGAGAAAAAAAAGACATGGGGCAAATGTAGAAAAAGAGATTGGAGAAGACGCTCACTTCGTTTCGCTTGCTCATCATCTTCCCTCTCTCAATACAAAAGAAGCTTTCTCTCTCAATACGAGAGAGACTTTTTCCTCTCTCAAGGAGAGAGACTTTCCCTCTCTCAATACGAGAGAGAGTTTTTTCCTCTCTCAAGGAGAGAGAGTTTTTTCCCTCTCTCAATACGAGAGAGAGTTTTTTCCTCTCTCAAGGAGAGAGAGTTTTTTCCCTCTCTCAATACGAGAGAGGGATTAGACTGCAAGCTCACTTCGTTTCGCTTGCAGCCCTTCGGGTTGCGGCTACGCCGCAATCTCAAACTCGCCTGTGTTCGCTTCGCTCTCGGCGAGTTTGTCGAACCCTCTGCGAGGGTTCTCATCCACCCATTATTACACTTGAAACAAAAAGCGAAGCCTTACGGCTTCGCTTTTTGTTTCAAAGGAGAGAGAGGGATTCGAACCCTCGGTCCTGTGACAGACTCCGGATTTCGAGACCGGCCCATTCGACCACTCTGGCATCTCTCCGAGGTTTGCATAATATAGTATAATTCATTCAAACTGTCTATGTATAACTAATATTTCCAATAATCTTTTACCTCTTCTGTATTTTATCCCTTTTATACTTGCTACAAAACCTCCTTTTTTAGCATGTCGCCCCCAATTTTTTACCATATCGGTAACAAACGAACTATTCTTTTTCTTATTTCATCACGATACCTTTCAAAAACCTTTGATTTCAAATCTTTATTTTCTACATTTGGCGCACATTTCTAGGGGACCCAACAGACTTCAGGTTTATAAGTGCGAGTGCACTTCGGGGCTTATTGAATGCTCGGTAAGAGCTATGTGATGACGCGGCAAACGCCGCAGATGAAGTTTACGGATCCCGAAGGCGACTTATGGCAGAATATATTTCTAGCAATACGGAAGATCTGTACCCAGACAACAATTCCAACATGAAACTCGAAGCCGATGCGTTCCTGAACGCCATTGCAGGCGGCGCAGACGAAGACCAAGCTGACGAAGCGGCTTTCCTCGCGACAAATCCAGACGGAATCATCGTTGACGACAACGGCGAAGTTCTCAAGGCTGGTGCAGAATCCAAAATTTGCGAAGGCGAAAAGGTCGAATTTATCGACGATGACGATGAAGCGAGCGTTGCCGAAAAGGAGATGCCCGCTCATACTTCGACCAAGCTCAGCACAGAAGCCGGGCATGACACAACAGTGGCTGCAACTAGCTCAGCAAATTTAAATGAAGACTCTACAGACGAAGAAATCGGCGACGAATCCTTGGTAACATTCGATGATCTCGGTCTTTCTCCGGAAGTTCTCGAAGCGGTCAAGCTCGCCGGTTACGAAACACCCTCGCCCATCCAGGCCAAGGCCATTCCGGTTCTCTTGCAAGGCGTGAACCTCCTCGGTACTGCACAAACCGGTACTGGCAAGACGGCTGCATTCTCGCTCCCGCTCCTTTCGCGAATCAATTTCAACGGGCGCGAAACGTCCATGCTCGTACTCACGCCGACACGCGAACTTGCCATCCAAGTTTCCGATGCCATCCAGCAATACGCGGTCAAAATGTCGAACGTGACCGTTGTTCCGGTCTATGGTGGTCAAGACATATCCATCCAGCTGCGCGCCCTCAAGCGCAAGGCAAGTATCGTCGTTGCCACTCCGGGTCGCCTCATCGACCACATCAAGCGCGGTTCTATTTCGCTCGGAGCTGTCAAAGCCATTGTCCTCGACGAAGCTGACGAAATGCTCGACATGGGCTTTATGGAAGACGTGGAGACCATCCTCAAGGAAATCCCCGCCGACGCCCAGCGCGCCCTCTTTAGCGCCACCATGCCCGACAGCGTCAAGAAGATTATCGACCAGCACTTGGGCGAATACGAAGAAGCTCGCATCGAAGGCAAAACAACTACCGTCGAAAACATCCGCCAGCGTTTCTTGGCCGTGAAAAACGAACACAAAATCGAAGCGCTCGCCCGCGTTCTCGAAGGCGAAGAATTTGACGGCGTTTTGATTTTCGTGCGCACCAAGCAGAACACCACCGAAGTCGCAGAAAAGCTCGAAAGCCGCGGTTTCAATGTGGCCCCGCTCAACGGCGACCTCGCACAATCCATGCGCGAACGCACCATCAACCGTCTCAAGATGGGCAAGCTCGATATCGTCGTCGCAACAGACGTCGCCGCCCGCGGCATTGACGTAGACCGCATTTCGCTCGTGGTGAACTACGACATTCCTTACGACACCGAATCTTACGTGCACCGCATTGGCCGTACAGGCCGCGCAGGCCGTAGCGGAAATGCAATTCTCTTCGTGACACCGCGTGAACGTCGCATGCTCAAGATTATCGAGAAGGCAACCCGCCAGCCGATCGAAGCCATGGAAATGCCGACCTCAGAACAGATCAGCAAAAAACGCGTCGATGCATTCAAGGCTAAAGTGAAGAGTGTTGTGAGCTACGGTGAACTCGACCAGTTCAAGGAACTCGTACGCGCACTCGTTGCCGACGGTTCGATTAATTCGACAGGCTCATCAACCAGCTCACCGACCGACAACAGCAAGGTCACTGAGCATGCCGAAGTGACCGAAGAGAATGTTGCAATTCCGTTGACCGCCGAAGACATTGCCGCAGCCGTCATCAAGATGTACCAGAAAAAGCAGCCGCTCTTCCCGAACCTTCCGCCGCTCGAAGCCCCGAAGGAACGCCGCGAAAAAGTCCGCAGCGGCAGAGACTTCCTCGGCAATGGCGAAGATTTCGGCCTCAACAGCGAAGAACAAAAGCGCATGCGTAAGGAACGCAAGGAAGGCCTGAACGGCGTGGAAGAAGGATTCTTGCGCTATTACTTGGGCGTTGGCCGCATTGACCACGTCACCCCGCGCGACATTGTAGGTGCAATTGCCGGCGAAGCAAACATCAACAGCAGCAATATCGGCCGCATCAAGCTCTTCGACAAATTCAGCACCGTTGAATTGCCAGAAACGCTTCCGCAAGACGTTCTCGACATTTTGTCCGAAATGACCATTCGCGGGAACGACGCCCGCTTCCGCGTAATGACCGACGAACCGCCCGAGGGCCCCGCACCGGGAACAAGACCGCACGCGAGCCGCGAAGAACGCCGCAGCTTCCACAGAGACCGCAAGGGAGGCTTCCGCGACGAAGAACGCCGTGGCGGTTTCCGCAAAGACCGTGGAGAACGAGGCGAACGCAGCTTTGGCGACAAGCCTTTCGAAAACCGCAAAGCCCGCCGCGAACGCGAATTTGCCGACCGCAAACCGGGCAAATTCGAAGACAGGCCTTTCCGCAAAGATCACGACGAACGCAATTTCGGCGACAAGCCATTCCGCAAGACCCGCCGCTTCGGAAGACACTAAAATAAACTAAAACAAGTAAACGAACGGAATTCAGAACGAATACCGTTTTTTGTCTTTTGTAAAAAAATAATTTATTTATCATTTTTTTCTCTTCTATTATATATTCATATATAATCAAATAACATGTATTTTATACAAGGAGAAAACATGGCTACAAAAAAAACTAAAGAAGCAACTGTCGTTGACTTCAAAAGCTTCCAAAAAACAATTATAGGATATGTTTACGACGAAGAAACAAAAACGTATGAACGTTTAAAAAAATACCTAAAACAGCTTCAAGGCGATAAAGAATATCAAAATAGTCATTGGACAATAGGAGAACTAACTAAAGAAAGAGATAAAGAAGCGGGTATAAGAATAACCTCTGTAGTCACAGAAGCAATGTCGCTATTATTCAAGGAAAATCTTCCAGATTACTATAGCACGGCAAGAGACCTTTTTAGAGAAATTTCTCAAAGATACGCTCAACGAAGAGAACCCAAGCCTGGTGAAATTTATGAAGGTGATATAGTCAAATATTCACAACTATTATTAGAAAATAGTGTTAGGTATATCGCTAAAAAAACACTAGACAATAATTTAAGTATTCAAAAAAAAACAAAGGCAAATCTTCTTAATAAATTACAGGAACCAATTTCTGAAGAAAGTTGTGTAGCCATTTCAAACGCATTTATCAACTACATCGATACTATTGAAAAGGGACAATTAACTCTTGCAAAAGAAATTAGCAAAATCATGCCTGAAGGCATTGAACTCACCCCGATTAAAATCGAGAAAGTCGTCCCGCCTTATGTCGATGTCAAGATTCCAGTGCCGGAACCAAGAATTCCTCTTGATCCGAAAATTCCTATACCAGATCCGAGAATTCCGCTTGACCCGAAGATTCCTCTGCCAGATCCGAAGATTCCAATTCCAAGACCAGAAATCAAAATTCCTGGTCCATACTACAAGATTAAGGATCTCGAAATCAAGCTTGCCGAAGTGGAACGTATCCGCAAGTCTCTTCCCAAGAATGCCACCAAGGCCGAAAAAAAGGCTGCAGCAAATGCCGAACAGCAGATTAAGAACTTGCTGAAGGCTGCCAAGAGAGCAGAACCCAAAGCAGCCAAAAAAGCTGTTGCAAAAAAGGCAACCGTCAAAAAAACAGCAACGAAAAAAAAGTAAATGAGCATTACTCCGTTAAAAAACGGGTGTTTTAGCATTGTTACAACAGATGGGTGCACCGCAAGGTGTTCCCATTGTTTAATGAATTGCACCCCGCGCAAAAAGAACAAAGTACAATTTGAACAAATACAAAAATGCATTGATCAAATTGTGAAAAACTATAACACAAAACTCATTGTTTTTACAGGTGGCGAATCCACTTTACTCGGCGAAGACCTTATCCGCGCGATTCGTTATTGTACTCTTAATTTTTTAAGAACACGACTCGTCACGAATGCGCACTGGGCTACAAGTCTCGAAAGAGCCAAGCGCTACATCGAAAAATTCCGCAGCGTAGGCCTTTGCGAACTAGACATTAGTGTTGATGACTACCATGAACCATTTGTTCCATTGGAAAATATCCGCAATGTTTGGCAAGCGAGCAAAGGAGCCGGTTTCGATTCTGTTGTTCTAGCCAACAGCCACGGCAAGAATGACAAGATTACGCCTTCTTTTATCCAAGAGTTTCTAGGTGAAGAGATTCACGTTTCGACACCAAATTCAAGAGCTTATGGAAAAGAAGACGAAATAAAAACCCAAAATAAAACCATCTATCAAATTTATGAAAATACGCTCCAAAAAAGCGGTCGTGCAGAAACGCTCGACAAAAGTAAATTTGATGTCTTTGCCAACCGGGAAACTTTATCTTGCTGTTGTACCTGGGCCGTCAACGACCCTGTACTCTCGCCAATGGGGCATATATGGGCTTGCTGTGGCATTCCGTCAGACAACAATCCCATTCTAGATCTAGGAGATGCAAACAAGGAAAAAATTAAAACAATCTTTAACAGAGCTTCTAAAAACGTTTTCCTCAATGCAATTCATTATCTGGGTCCTTTATGGCTATGCAA
Encoded here:
- a CDS encoding class I SAM-dependent RNA methyltransferase yields the protein MFFEQAIAHNLPNYTKESDSAYGETLAPLDYKDELKVKNAAIREFWEVNRLARGPQPIVASPMPRNYRTTSKRQVEMKPGDLRFNEYDSILEPEEHNAIYRLLFDKLITPAYKPLAYALNWIIIRGTYKYRVVIFNVKKLDASIVRKLKQIAEVLQQSPYHVTAAHTYVDTTESNYYLEAKRPTDTLNFKQLYGPRELSLDLGHFRLKYPVTGFSQINESQIHNLIKSASRLLGLEKGDHFLDLYCGYGLFSFALGEAAKSVLGVEWEGPSIDCAKASARFLKKNYKFIAGKIDETFVQMRLPRPIPGEPERILLDPPRKGTEPGVIRALAMRKPVRVLHIFCGTDEIPDALAEWERFGYRVKEVLPLDLFPGTPHLETLVALERK
- a CDS encoding MFS transporter encodes the protein MATSNEKPALWTRNFTTCAAANFLLFFSFYQLLPILPLYIIEKFQTDNATAGIIISLYTIGALACRPFAGFLVDTFSRKPLYFWTFFAFTLCFLGYKTVGLLPILAVVRFAHGLFFGISTTASNTVAIDALPASRRGEGIGYFGISVNLAFATGPMTGMFLYEAFGDGIVFAISTALCIIGLVLVQTLKVKPREKKQCAPLSLDRFFLTRAVPQFANFIFVGFAYGPVTNYIAIYANELGISGTGWFYALIATGLIMNRIMTGRLIDRGYLIHLVGIGMTLNVIAYFILAFSHGPITFFLSAFLIGTSLGLIFPGYQTMCVNLARHDQRGTANSTYLSGWDIGIGAGILVGGAMANHFGMHQQVFFTCGIALVIADIMYLAYTAKHYLKNKLEG
- a CDS encoding GGDEF domain-containing protein gives rise to the protein MSIFGFYTEVNFGCVSVLMLLFYSIKKLPTPLLKYPLFQKLILWHIIYFISDSMWAFVNDGVLPKNTFSVLLVNYSNVVILPVVAYSCFLFAEISTRPDMTRKQIEHLQVKLLIPIIAQALILLVSFIVAPDFWLNDKLEPCDLYYMLLAIMPMLYWITATIRGVIRAREVQNQPNFRTYLIVASYTPGVLIAGGAQVFFALTTPLFCFWCTFIILFVYLHLQNQLISTDSLTMLNNRNRLHDFLLQQREEKDSFVIMVDVDHFKQINDTYGHAEGDRALVLVSQALKKACEQLSYSMFLCRYGGDEFLMIAQTDVPDEVVKKIKDCLQEEVEKENGSRSYTIEASMGFARWDGRPDSFKESMVNADKKMYEDKRLA
- a CDS encoding TIGR02147 family protein, which produces MKAIIEYSDFRKYMRDFYEERKLRHVFSWREFSKAAGFTSSSYMKVVCDGKSKLSRIGVERTGQAMGLVGFEMDYFRAMVNFGQETDEAKKKAAYEEMLSIAKIHKVRVIEGELFKFYETWKNPVLRELAPLMPGATPGEIAKKCYMDISANDVKEALDFLTKAGFIKKTSENTFVQTETSIKGSPEATKLAIRDMHREMAKIAASSLDLAKTERNFSGVTMGISKDSYEQIVKELDECRRKIISIAAGDKNIDQVYRLNLQLFPLTRKVKENGND
- a CDS encoding DEAD/DEAH box helicase; this encodes MAEYISSNTEDLYPDNNSNMKLEADAFLNAIAGGADEDQADEAAFLATNPDGIIVDDNGEVLKAGAESKICEGEKVEFIDDDDEASVAEKEMPAHTSTKLSTEAGHDTTVAATSSANLNEDSTDEEIGDESLVTFDDLGLSPEVLEAVKLAGYETPSPIQAKAIPVLLQGVNLLGTAQTGTGKTAAFSLPLLSRINFNGRETSMLVLTPTRELAIQVSDAIQQYAVKMSNVTVVPVYGGQDISIQLRALKRKASIVVATPGRLIDHIKRGSISLGAVKAIVLDEADEMLDMGFMEDVETILKEIPADAQRALFSATMPDSVKKIIDQHLGEYEEARIEGKTTTVENIRQRFLAVKNEHKIEALARVLEGEEFDGVLIFVRTKQNTTEVAEKLESRGFNVAPLNGDLAQSMRERTINRLKMGKLDIVVATDVAARGIDVDRISLVVNYDIPYDTESYVHRIGRTGRAGRSGNAILFVTPRERRMLKIIEKATRQPIEAMEMPTSEQISKKRVDAFKAKVKSVVSYGELDQFKELVRALVADGSINSTGSSTSSPTDNSKVTEHAEVTEENVAIPLTAEDIAAAVIKMYQKKQPLFPNLPPLEAPKERREKVRSGRDFLGNGEDFGLNSEEQKRMRKERKEGLNGVEEGFLRYYLGVGRIDHVTPRDIVGAIAGEANINSSNIGRIKLFDKFSTVELPETLPQDVLDILSEMTIRGNDARFRVMTDEPPEGPAPGTRPHASREERRSFHRDRKGGFRDEERRGGFRKDRGERGERSFGDKPFENRKARREREFADRKPGKFEDRPFRKDHDERNFGDKPFRKTRRFGRH
- a CDS encoding radical SAM protein, which translates into the protein MSITPLKNGCFSIVTTDGCTARCSHCLMNCTPRKKNKVQFEQIQKCIDQIVKNYNTKLIVFTGGESTLLGEDLIRAIRYCTLNFLRTRLVTNAHWATSLERAKRYIEKFRSVGLCELDISVDDYHEPFVPLENIRNVWQASKGAGFDSVVLANSHGKNDKITPSFIQEFLGEEIHVSTPNSRAYGKEDEIKTQNKTIYQIYENTLQKSGRAETLDKSKFDVFANRETLSCCCTWAVNDPVLSPMGHIWACCGIPSDNNPILDLGDANKEKIKTIFNRASKNVFLNAIHYLGPLWLCKFVEEHSKIRFSKELCGVCEICSALTNNKKAIQVLHDNEKAIAAIVRAKKLEKKENS